A single region of the Sulfitobacter geojensis genome encodes:
- a CDS encoding response regulator produces the protein MPAFQTSPVSPFKPVGTRTSLEVLILDDERFDRHRLARLCSGLEFTCTVSNATSLTEFRNLLDQTTFGLILLDYSLPDGTGLDALDMMHLCARNMNTPALMVSGLAESGIVDRAEAAGCCGFLEKDALSSDAFARAVREALVMTAPLSPASAKHFDAEEVAQLLARAVAHSAQDIKPMVSRLMRHMRNLRAQHVLNDCPATDAAEQNCLSLWSFLIEMERQDGATLLAHFTDAAGTTKEAQSEPKSNRPPSPFSSGPH, from the coding sequence ATGCCCGCGTTTCAAACCAGCCCGGTTTCTCCCTTTAAACCTGTCGGTACCCGCACCAGCCTTGAGGTGCTGATCCTTGATGACGAACGTTTTGACAGGCATCGACTGGCACGGCTTTGTTCGGGGCTCGAATTTACCTGCACCGTAAGCAATGCCACCTCCTTGACCGAATTCCGCAACCTGCTGGATCAAACGACCTTCGGGCTGATCCTGCTGGATTACTCCTTGCCCGATGGTACCGGACTTGATGCGCTCGATATGATGCACCTTTGTGCCCGCAATATGAACACGCCCGCGCTCATGGTGTCGGGGCTGGCAGAAAGCGGTATTGTTGACCGTGCAGAAGCCGCCGGATGTTGCGGGTTTCTGGAAAAAGATGCCCTGTCGTCAGACGCCTTTGCCCGTGCGGTCAGGGAGGCGCTGGTCATGACGGCCCCTCTGTCCCCTGCAAGCGCCAAGCATTTCGATGCCGAAGAAGTCGCGCAGTTGCTGGCGCGGGCAGTCGCGCACAGCGCACAGGACATCAAACCAATGGTCAGCAGGCTGATGCGGCACATGCGGAACCTAAGGGCACAACACGTCTTGAACGACTGCCCCGCGACCGATGCCGCTGAACAGAATTGCCTCAGCCTCTGGTCTTTCCTGATCGAAATGGAGCGGCAGGACGGTGCCACTTTGCTGGCCCATTTCACGGATGCAGCCGGCACCACCAAGGAAGCGCAAAGTGAACCGAAGTCCAACAGACCCCCGTCGCCCTTCAGTTCCGGCCCCCATTAA
- the metK gene encoding methionine adenosyltransferase produces MSRQNYIFTSESVSEGHPDKVCDRISDAVLDAFLSEEPEARVAAETFATTNRVVIGGEVGLSDQAKLTHYMGQIEDIARACIKDIGYAQDKFHHETVEITNLLHEQSAHIAQGVDASGNKDEGAGDQGIMFGFATDETEHLMPAPIHYAHAILRRLAEVRKDGTEPTLRPDAKSQLSVRYEGGKPVGVSSIVLSTQHEFETQTSADIREIVEPYIREVLPEGWIDKDTQWHVNPTGVFVIGGPDGDAGLTGRKIIVDTYGGAAPHGGGAFSGKDPTKVDRSAAYAARYLAKNVVAAGMATKCTIQLSYAIGVSEPLSIYCDTFGTGEVDDAEVERAIRKVMSLTPRGIREHLQLNKPIYQRTAAYGHFGRAPDEDGGFSWEKLDLADKLKAEV; encoded by the coding sequence ATGTCCCGACAGAACTATATATTCACGTCCGAGTCCGTCTCGGAAGGTCACCCCGACAAGGTTTGTGACCGTATTTCCGACGCCGTGCTTGATGCATTTCTCAGCGAGGAACCCGAAGCACGGGTCGCCGCGGAGACATTTGCAACCACCAACCGTGTGGTGATCGGCGGCGAAGTCGGGCTGAGCGATCAGGCAAAGCTGACCCACTACATGGGCCAGATCGAGGACATCGCCCGCGCCTGCATCAAGGACATCGGTTACGCACAGGATAAGTTCCACCACGAGACCGTGGAAATCACCAACCTGTTGCACGAACAATCCGCCCATATTGCCCAAGGCGTCGATGCCTCTGGTAACAAGGACGAAGGCGCTGGCGATCAGGGCATCATGTTCGGCTTTGCCACGGATGAAACCGAACATCTGATGCCGGCACCGATCCACTATGCCCACGCGATCCTGCGCCGGCTGGCCGAAGTGCGCAAGGACGGCACAGAGCCGACATTGCGCCCCGACGCAAAAAGCCAGCTTTCCGTGCGCTATGAGGGCGGCAAGCCCGTAGGCGTGTCCTCCATCGTTCTGTCGACGCAGCATGAATTCGAGACCCAGACCAGCGCGGACATTCGCGAGATCGTAGAGCCCTACATTCGCGAAGTGCTGCCCGAAGGCTGGATCGACAAGGATACCCAGTGGCATGTGAACCCCACTGGCGTATTCGTCATTGGCGGGCCGGACGGCGATGCGGGCCTGACCGGGCGCAAGATCATCGTGGATACCTACGGCGGCGCGGCCCCGCATGGTGGCGGTGCATTTTCCGGCAAGGACCCGACCAAGGTGGACCGTTCGGCCGCCTATGCTGCACGTTATCTAGCAAAGAACGTGGTTGCAGCGGGAATGGCGACCAAATGTACCATCCAGCTGAGCTATGCCATTGGCGTGTCCGAACCGCTGTCCATCTATTGCGATACTTTCGGCACCGGCGAAGTCGATGACGCAGAAGTGGAGCGCGCGATCCGCAAGGTGATGAGCCTGACGCCGCGCGGTATTCGCGAGCATCTGCAACTGAACAAACCGATCTATCAGCGCACGGCGGCCTATGGGCACTTCGGGCGTGCACCGGACGAAGATGGTGGTTTTTCGTGGGAAAAACTGGATTTGGCGGACAAGTTGAAAGCCGAAGTTTAA
- the trmB gene encoding tRNA (guanine(46)-N(7))-methyltransferase TrmB, translating into MTQPTRPHRNFYGRLKGKTLKPAQRRHLAEDLDGLSPGPVSWEDNPARDLLDLGALFDGKPVWLEIGFGGGEHMVHQAATNPDVGIIGCEPYINGVAMLLGKIRKAAVENVSVYPNDVRDMFDVLPEASIDRAFLLYPDPWPKSRHHRRRFVTEEHLVPLARALKPGSIFRVATDIEDYVRQTLEEVPKFGFEWLAEGPADWRRPWDDWISTRYEQKALREGRVPHYLTFRRQ; encoded by the coding sequence ATGACGCAACCCACACGCCCCCACCGCAATTTCTATGGTCGCCTTAAGGGCAAGACCCTGAAACCCGCACAGCGCAGACATCTGGCCGAGGACCTGGATGGGCTTTCGCCCGGTCCGGTGTCCTGGGAGGACAACCCCGCGCGCGACCTTCTGGATCTGGGGGCGCTATTTGACGGCAAACCTGTCTGGCTTGAGATCGGTTTTGGCGGCGGCGAGCACATGGTGCATCAGGCAGCAACAAACCCTGACGTCGGCATCATCGGGTGCGAACCCTATATCAATGGTGTGGCGATGCTGTTGGGCAAGATCCGCAAGGCGGCGGTCGAAAATGTTTCGGTCTATCCCAATGATGTGCGGGACATGTTTGACGTCTTGCCCGAAGCCTCAATCGATCGCGCTTTCCTGCTGTATCCTGACCCATGGCCAAAATCCCGCCACCACCGGCGCCGGTTTGTGACCGAGGAGCATTTGGTGCCGTTGGCGCGGGCGCTCAAGCCCGGCAGTATTTTTCGTGTCGCGACAGATATTGAAGATTACGTGCGCCAAACCTTGGAAGAGGTGCCGAAGTTCGGGTTTGAATGGCTTGCCGAGGGACCCGCAGATTGGCGCAGGCCTTGGGATGACTGGATTTCGACGCGCTACGAGCAAAAGGCGCTGCGCGAAGGCCGTGTGCCGCATTATCTGACGTTTCGCAGGCAGTGA
- the aroA gene encoding 3-phosphoshikimate 1-carboxyvinyltransferase: MSGHGDPIPMMSSACGPLSGTAEVPGDKSISHRSLILGAMCIGKTTIEGLLEGQDVLDTAKAMRAFGAEVTDHGGGSWSVEGVGVGGFAEPDGVIDCGNSGTGVRLIMGAMATSPIVATFTGDASLNGRPMARVTDPLSAFGCRSVGRSGGRLPMTLVGATEALPVRYVVPVPSAQVKSAVLLAGLNAPGKTVVIEAEATRDHTERMLAGFGAEITTEQTDEGRVITLTGQPELQAQHIEVPRDPSSAAFPVCAALIVPGSDVLVPGIGLNPTRAGLFTTLREMGADLTYENERVEGGEPVADLRARFSPDLKGIEVPPERAASMIDEYPVLSVVASYAQGQTVMRGVKELRVKESDRIDAMAVGLRANGIEVDEGPDWWIVTGRGHGEVPGGAICASHLDHRIAMSFLILGMAAQKPVRVDDGGPIATSFPIFEPLMQQLGAQVERTDA; this comes from the coding sequence ATGTCGGGCCATGGTGATCCAATTCCAATGATGTCGAGCGCTTGTGGGCCGCTTTCGGGAACCGCCGAGGTGCCGGGGGACAAGTCGATTTCGCATCGCTCGCTGATCCTTGGGGCCATGTGTATTGGCAAGACCACGATCGAAGGATTGCTGGAGGGGCAGGACGTTCTGGATACCGCCAAGGCGATGCGGGCGTTCGGCGCGGAGGTGACGGATCATGGTGGTGGATCATGGTCGGTTGAAGGTGTCGGTGTTGGCGGCTTTGCCGAGCCGGACGGTGTGATTGATTGCGGCAACTCCGGCACCGGTGTGCGGTTGATCATGGGAGCGATGGCGACATCACCGATTGTGGCAACATTCACCGGAGATGCCAGTTTGAACGGGCGGCCGATGGCGCGGGTCACGGATCCTTTGTCGGCCTTCGGGTGCCGTTCGGTTGGCCGCAGCGGCGGGCGATTGCCGATGACGTTGGTGGGGGCCACGGAAGCGTTGCCTGTGCGTTATGTCGTGCCGGTGCCGTCGGCGCAGGTAAAATCGGCCGTATTGTTGGCGGGGTTGAACGCACCTGGAAAGACCGTGGTGATAGAGGCCGAGGCGACGCGCGACCACACCGAGCGGATGTTGGCAGGGTTCGGGGCAGAGATTACAACGGAGCAGACCGACGAGGGACGGGTGATTACCCTGACCGGTCAGCCCGAGTTGCAGGCGCAGCATATTGAAGTGCCGCGTGATCCAAGTTCAGCGGCGTTTCCGGTTTGTGCGGCGCTGATCGTACCGGGGTCGGATGTGCTGGTCCCCGGTATCGGGTTGAACCCGACGCGGGCGGGGTTGTTTACCACGCTGCGCGAAATGGGCGCTGATTTGACATATGAAAATGAACGGGTCGAGGGCGGTGAGCCGGTGGCGGACCTGCGGGCGCGGTTTTCGCCAGACCTGAAGGGCATTGAAGTGCCCCCCGAACGGGCCGCGTCGATGATTGATGAATATCCGGTGCTCTCGGTTGTGGCGTCTTATGCGCAGGGTCAGACGGTGATGCGCGGCGTGAAAGAGCTGCGGGTTAAAGAAAGTGACCGGATTGATGCAATGGCTGTCGGATTGCGTGCCAACGGGATCGAGGTTGACGAGGGGCCTGATTGGTGGATCGTCACAGGGCGCGGGCATGGTGAGGTCCCCGGTGGGGCGATCTGTGCGAGCCATTTGGATCACCGGATCGCGATGTCGTTCCTGATCCTTGGAATGGCAGCGCAAAAACCGGTGCGCGTGGATGACGGCGGGCCAATTGCCACGTCGTTTCCGATTTTCGAGCCCTTGATGCAGCAACTCGGTGCGCAAGTGGAGAGAACGGACGCATGA
- the lnt gene encoding apolipoprotein N-acyltransferase, with amino-acid sequence MTLRLAVWQMMCLAAALGAIAAFGQAPYDQPLILMAALVGALYFFSQAESPRQAAVFGWAFGTGYFAHALQWIVSPFMVDVARHGWMAPFALLFLAAGLALFWGLAFWLARRLSGHSAWGLVLTFPAVELVRAYIFTGFPWAMFSQSLVDSSGGQALSWIGPYALNLVMIAVAVPLSQTVQTWVGRTLRYGAILLGLGGVVLPVMAPDAVSGDGIIRLIQPNAAQRDKWDPAQIPVFFDRQLKYTSASPTDGRARPDLVLWSETAIPWVLDRAAPALDQIAQAGDTADVALGVQRRNPDQYFNSMVVLDSAGSVAQTYDKHHLVPFGEYMPFADLFARVGVFGLAQRALGGYASGLGPQLLEFGDLGRALPLICYEAVFAHDVNAAPERPDFLIQITNDAWFGKAAGPRQHLAQARMRAIEQGLPLARAANTGISAMIDPYGRVLAALPLNEAGFIDANLPLPRKPTLYSRTGDLPFAVVLLLGLVAAAIGARNREDGLKN; translated from the coding sequence GTGACACTCCGCTTGGCGGTGTGGCAAATGATGTGTTTGGCCGCGGCACTCGGGGCCATCGCGGCATTCGGGCAGGCCCCTTATGACCAACCGCTGATCCTGATGGCCGCGCTGGTCGGTGCGCTCTATTTCTTTTCCCAAGCAGAAAGCCCCCGTCAGGCGGCGGTCTTCGGCTGGGCCTTCGGGACCGGATATTTCGCCCATGCCCTGCAATGGATCGTCTCGCCTTTTATGGTGGATGTGGCGCGCCACGGCTGGATGGCCCCGTTTGCGCTGTTGTTTCTGGCGGCGGGGCTGGCGTTGTTCTGGGGGCTGGCGTTCTGGCTGGCGCGGCGCTTAAGCGGGCACAGCGCATGGGGGCTGGTGTTGACCTTCCCCGCTGTGGAACTTGTCCGCGCCTATATCTTTACGGGTTTTCCTTGGGCGATGTTTTCCCAGTCTCTGGTGGATAGCAGCGGCGGGCAGGCCTTGTCGTGGATTGGGCCATATGCGCTGAATCTTGTGATGATCGCCGTCGCAGTCCCCCTGAGCCAGACGGTCCAAACCTGGGTGGGGCGCACCCTGCGCTATGGTGCGATTTTACTGGGTCTGGGCGGCGTGGTCCTTCCGGTGATGGCCCCTGACGCCGTATCGGGCGATGGCATCATCCGCTTGATCCAACCCAATGCCGCACAGCGCGACAAATGGGATCCGGCGCAAATCCCGGTCTTTTTCGATCGCCAGTTAAAATATACGTCGGCATCGCCAACGGATGGGCGTGCGCGCCCCGATCTGGTTTTGTGGTCGGAAACGGCAATACCTTGGGTGCTTGATCGGGCTGCTCCGGCACTGGATCAAATTGCGCAAGCGGGCGACACGGCCGATGTCGCGCTGGGGGTGCAACGCCGCAATCCCGACCAGTATTTCAATTCGATGGTGGTGCTGGATAGCGCGGGTAGCGTGGCACAGACCTATGACAAGCATCATCTTGTGCCGTTCGGGGAATATATGCCTTTCGCGGATTTATTCGCCCGCGTCGGTGTCTTCGGTCTCGCACAGCGCGCGCTTGGCGGCTATGCATCCGGCCTCGGCCCGCAGTTGCTGGAATTTGGCGATTTGGGCCGTGCTTTGCCGTTGATCTGCTATGAGGCGGTGTTTGCGCACGACGTTAATGCGGCACCCGAACGACCCGATTTCCTGATCCAGATCACCAATGACGCGTGGTTCGGCAAAGCCGCCGGTCCGCGCCAGCATCTGGCACAGGCGCGGATGCGGGCGATCGAACAGGGGCTGCCGCTGGCGCGCGCCGCCAATACGGGCATTTCCGCGATGATTGATCCCTATGGTCGCGTGCTGGCCGCGCTACCGCTGAACGAGGCGGGGTTTATCGATGCGAACCTGCCATTGCCGCGAAAGCCGACGCTATACAGCCGCACGGGTGATCTGCCTTTTGCAGTTGTGTTGCTTCTGGGACTCGTCGCGGCGGCAATCGGCGCACGAAACCGTGAGGACGGGCTTAAGAATTGA
- a CDS encoding hemolysin family protein, giving the protein MGDTDGPSDAAQSALPDENTASPDDAASKTGGFFSRVIGALSPSEGDPSSEMTPLPVDRVSARGMMNLRRMRVDDVSIPKADITAVPVTITMEELVAVFKDSGLTRLPVFDGTLDTPVGMAHLKDLALQYGFNGKPKDFDLAALLRPLLFVPPSMGIGVLLTKMQAERRHMALVIDEYGGVDGLVTIEDLIEQVIGEIEDEHDIDEATFWSVEKPGTYLALAKTPLEDFEAEIGHSLTDHDDVDEEEIDTLGGLVFMLSGRVPTRGEVVVHPDGFEFEVIDADPRRIKRLRVRTNGAVR; this is encoded by the coding sequence ATGGGCGACACTGACGGACCATCTGACGCGGCGCAGAGCGCGCTACCGGATGAAAACACTGCTTCACCAGACGATGCAGCCTCGAAAACGGGCGGCTTTTTCTCTCGCGTCATTGGCGCACTCAGCCCGTCTGAAGGCGATCCCAGTTCGGAAATGACCCCGCTGCCCGTCGATCGGGTCTCTGCGCGCGGCATGATGAACCTGCGGCGGATGCGGGTCGATGACGTGTCTATTCCCAAGGCCGATATCACCGCAGTGCCGGTCACCATCACCATGGAAGAACTGGTGGCGGTGTTCAAAGACAGCGGGTTGACCCGACTGCCGGTATTTGACGGCACATTGGACACCCCTGTTGGCATGGCCCACCTCAAGGATCTGGCTCTGCAATATGGCTTTAACGGCAAGCCCAAGGACTTCGATCTGGCCGCTTTGCTACGTCCGCTGCTGTTTGTACCCCCGTCGATGGGGATCGGCGTGTTGCTGACAAAAATGCAGGCAGAACGCCGGCACATGGCGTTGGTGATCGACGAATATGGGGGTGTTGACGGGTTGGTCACCATCGAAGATCTGATCGAACAGGTCATCGGTGAAATCGAAGACGAACATGACATCGACGAAGCCACTTTCTGGAGCGTCGAGAAACCCGGCACCTATCTGGCGCTGGCCAAGACCCCGTTGGAAGATTTCGAGGCCGAGATCGGCCATTCCTTGACCGATCACGATGATGTTGATGAGGAAGAAATCGACACATTGGGCGGCTTGGTCTTTATGCTGTCAGGGCGGGTGCCGACACGGGGCGAAGTTGTGGTGCATCCCGATGGCTTTGAATTCGAAGTCATCGATGCTGATCCGCGCCGCATCAAACGTTTGCGGGTGCGCACGAACGGGGCGGTCCGGTGA
- a CDS encoding PhoH family protein, with amino-acid sequence MTAVPAADPIVLEFADNRLLIDLCGAYDAHLAAIEKALDVQIIRRGNQLSILGDTDSKQRAEGVLNTLYARLESGRTVAPAEVESLLRMGSPMAGTRPQTGGQLEMPVGDTFEIQTRKKRVEPRTDAQKAYVKSLFDDELTFGIGPAGTGKTYLAVAVGINMFIGGHVDKIILSRPAVEAGEKLGYLPGDMKDKVDPYMQPLYDALNDFLPGKQLAKLIEEKRIEIAPLAFMRGRTLSNAFVVLDEAQNATSMQMKMFLTRLGKGSRMVITGDRTQIDLPRGVPSGLADAERLLNKIPKISFNYFTSKDVVRHPLVAAIIEAYEADNPAS; translated from the coding sequence ATGACGGCAGTACCTGCTGCTGACCCTATTGTGCTTGAATTCGCCGACAACCGTCTGCTGATTGATCTCTGCGGTGCCTATGATGCACATCTGGCGGCCATTGAAAAAGCGCTGGACGTCCAGATCATCCGGCGCGGGAACCAGCTAAGCATTCTGGGTGACACCGATAGCAAACAGCGGGCCGAAGGCGTGCTGAACACCCTCTATGCCCGCCTTGAAAGCGGACGCACTGTGGCCCCTGCCGAAGTCGAAAGCCTGCTGCGCATGGGCAGCCCGATGGCGGGAACACGCCCCCAGACGGGCGGCCAGCTGGAGATGCCGGTGGGCGACACCTTTGAAATCCAGACCCGCAAGAAACGGGTAGAGCCGCGCACAGATGCGCAGAAAGCCTACGTCAAATCGCTGTTTGATGATGAACTGACTTTCGGCATCGGCCCTGCGGGCACCGGCAAAACCTATCTGGCCGTCGCGGTGGGCATTAACATGTTCATCGGCGGGCATGTGGACAAGATTATTCTCAGCCGTCCCGCGGTCGAAGCGGGCGAAAAGCTGGGGTACTTGCCCGGGGATATGAAGGACAAGGTCGATCCTTACATGCAGCCGCTTTACGACGCGCTGAACGACTTCCTGCCGGGCAAACAACTGGCCAAGCTGATCGAAGAAAAACGTATTGAAATCGCGCCTTTGGCCTTTATGCGCGGGCGCACCCTGTCCAATGCTTTTGTCGTGCTGGACGAGGCGCAGAACGCGACGTCGATGCAAATGAAGATGTTCCTTACACGTCTTGGCAAAGGATCGCGCATGGTCATTACGGGTGACCGTACACAGATCGACCTGCCGCGCGGCGTGCCCTCGGGGCTTGCCGACGCGGAACGCCTGCTGAACAAGATCCCCAAAATCAGCTTCAATTATTTCACCTCCAAAGATGTGGTACGCCATCCTTTGGTTGCCGCAATCATCGAAGCTTACGAGGCGGACAACCCCGCCTCGTGA
- the ybeY gene encoding rRNA maturation RNase YbeY, translated as MQNMDIDIEDPRWAALDIEALCETAIGATLTHLGLPLDAEVSILACDDARIATLNAEFRAKVTPTNVLSWPSEERAATRAGGLPSPPEPDPGGMIELGDIAISYDTCAAEARTAGKNIAHHVTHLVVHGTLHLLGYDHENEQDAALMEGLEVEILGKMGLDDPYRES; from the coding sequence ATGCAGAACATGGACATCGACATCGAAGACCCCCGCTGGGCCGCCCTTGATATCGAGGCGCTTTGCGAGACAGCTATCGGCGCAACCCTCACCCATCTCGGCCTGCCCCTTGACGCAGAAGTCAGCATTCTCGCCTGTGACGACGCCCGCATTGCAACCCTAAACGCGGAATTTCGCGCAAAAGTCACGCCTACCAATGTGCTTAGCTGGCCCAGCGAAGAGCGGGCCGCGACGCGCGCTGGCGGTCTGCCAAGTCCCCCCGAACCCGATCCGGGCGGGATGATCGAACTGGGTGATATCGCCATCAGCTATGACACCTGCGCCGCAGAGGCCCGCACTGCCGGCAAGAATATCGCCCATCACGTGACCCATCTGGTTGTTCATGGCACCCTGCATTTGCTGGGTTATGATCACGAAAACGAGCAAGATGCTGCCTTGATGGAAGGGCTCGAAGTCGAAATACTTGGTAAAATGGGTCTGGATGACCCATATAGGGAATCGTAG
- a CDS encoding (d)CMP kinase: MSTTQGFTVAIDGPAASGKGTISKAVAAHFGFAHLDTGLLYRAVGAKVLLGVDALDAARALVPDDLDGDALRTPDVAQEASKVAALPDVRAALVDFQRSFAARAGGAVLDGRDIGTVICPGAQVKLFVIADAVVRARRRFEELSGKGIDTSFEDVLADVQTRDERDMGRADAPLRPAADAVEIDTSSLSIEEAVAQTIAVIKAVMGK, translated from the coding sequence ATGAGCACGACACAAGGGTTCACCGTCGCCATCGACGGGCCGGCAGCATCGGGTAAAGGTACGATTTCCAAAGCGGTGGCGGCACATTTCGGGTTTGCGCATCTGGACACAGGGTTATTGTACCGCGCGGTCGGGGCCAAGGTTTTGCTGGGGGTGGATGCCTTGGACGCGGCGCGTGCACTTGTCCCTGATGATCTGGACGGCGACGCCTTGCGCACGCCTGATGTCGCGCAAGAAGCCAGCAAAGTGGCCGCTTTGCCAGACGTCCGCGCGGCACTGGTTGATTTCCAGCGTAGTTTTGCGGCGCGTGCAGGGGGCGCGGTGTTGGACGGTCGCGATATCGGCACGGTAATTTGCCCCGGCGCGCAGGTGAAGCTGTTCGTGATTGCCGATGCGGTTGTGCGCGCGCGCCGCCGGTTCGAGGAGCTGTCGGGCAAGGGGATCGATACCAGTTTCGAGGACGTGCTGGCCGATGTGCAGACCCGCGATGAACGCGATATGGGCCGTGCTGACGCGCCCTTGCGCCCTGCGGCGGATGCGGTCGAGATTGATACCTCGTCGTTGAGTATCGAAGAAGCGGTGGCCCAGACGATTGCCGTGATCAAGGCTGTGATGGGCAAGTAG